A portion of the uncultured Bacteroides sp. genome contains these proteins:
- a CDS encoding BT_3928 family protein, with translation MRNKEIHIATSVWVNLCRFLLAGLFIFSGFVKAVDPLGTQYKIQDYLTAFGMDGVLPSYAPLLISIALSALEFSIGVLLFFGVRKKASTTLSLLLMIGMTPLTLYLALKNPVSDCGCFGDAWVLTNWQTFWKNLILLIGAVSVFRGKHLIIRFVSAKTEWLVSLYTIFFVLFLSLYCLNRLPILDFRPYKIGENIIEGMNIPEGAKPSVFENVFILEKNGVKKEFRLDNYPDSTWTFIDARSVLKEKGYEPTIHDFSMMDRDTGDDITDRVLTNKGYTFFLVAHRIEEADDSNIDLINEIYDYCVEHGYGFYCLTSSEESQIDQWRDKTGAEYPFCLMDDITLKTMIRSNPGLMLIKNATILNKWSDNDLPDEYALTDKLENLELGKQKVKSDVYTIEQVVLWFVLPLLLVLGLDILVVKRNDRKRKNKDKELINPLIKNKMRKNIVAGNWKMNKTLQEGITLAKELNEALAGEKQNCDVVICTPFIHLASVTPLVDAAKIGVGAENCADKESGAYTGEVSASMVASTGAKYVILGHSERRAYYGETAATLKEKVKLALANGLTPIFCIGEVLEEREANKQNEVVYSQLAGSLYDLSAEDFAKIVLAYEPVWAIGTGKTASAAQAQEIHAYIRSTIVDKYGKEVADNTSILYGGSCKASNAKELFANPDVDGGLIGGAALNVADFKGIIDAFNA, from the coding sequence TTGAGGAATAAAGAAATACATATAGCAACAAGTGTCTGGGTAAATCTGTGTCGGTTCTTACTGGCCGGGCTATTTATTTTCTCAGGATTTGTAAAGGCCGTTGATCCACTAGGAACGCAGTACAAGATACAAGACTACTTGACTGCTTTTGGTATGGATGGCGTACTTCCATCTTATGCTCCTTTATTAATTTCTATCGCCTTGTCCGCTTTAGAATTCTCTATTGGCGTCTTACTCTTTTTCGGGGTACGAAAGAAAGCTTCAACAACGCTGTCTTTATTGCTTATGATTGGAATGACTCCTCTTACGCTGTACCTGGCTTTAAAGAATCCAGTTTCCGATTGTGGCTGCTTTGGTGATGCCTGGGTGTTGACTAACTGGCAAACCTTCTGGAAGAATCTGATATTGCTGATTGGAGCTGTTTCTGTTTTTAGAGGAAAACATCTAATTATACGTTTCGTAAGCGCAAAAACAGAGTGGTTAGTTTCACTCTATACGATCTTTTTTGTGCTTTTCCTTTCACTCTATTGCTTGAATCGTTTGCCTATTCTTGATTTTCGTCCGTATAAGATAGGTGAAAATATAATAGAGGGGATGAATATTCCCGAAGGAGCGAAGCCAAGTGTCTTTGAGAATGTATTTATTTTAGAGAAGAATGGAGTAAAGAAGGAATTCAGACTTGATAATTATCCCGATAGTACATGGACGTTTATTGATGCCCGTAGCGTATTGAAGGAGAAAGGTTATGAGCCTACGATTCATGATTTCTCAATGATGGATAGAGATACCGGTGACGATATAACAGATCGGGTACTTACAAACAAAGGATATACTTTCTTTCTGGTGGCACATCGGATAGAAGAAGCAGACGATAGCAATATTGACTTGATTAATGAGATTTATGATTATTGTGTGGAACATGGTTATGGATTCTATTGCTTGACTTCATCAGAAGAGTCTCAAATTGATCAATGGAGGGATAAAACAGGAGCAGAGTACCCGTTCTGTTTGATGGATGATATAACTCTAAAAACGATGATCCGTTCGAATCCCGGATTGATGTTGATTAAGAATGCTACTATTCTCAATAAGTGGAGTGACAATGACTTACCCGATGAATATGCATTAACTGATAAGTTGGAGAATCTGGAATTGGGTAAACAAAAAGTTAAAAGCGATGTGTATACAATAGAGCAGGTAGTCTTGTGGTTTGTATTACCGTTGTTATTGGTGTTGGGACTTGATATATTGGTGGTGAAAAGAAATGATCGTAAACGAAAGAATAAAGATAAAGAATTGATTAACCCTTTAATAAAGAACAAAATGAGAAAAAACATTGTTGCAGGAAACTGGAAAATGAACAAGACCCTTCAAGAGGGTATTACTCTCGCAAAAGAATTGAATGAAGCTTTGGCTGGTGAAAAACAAAACTGCGATGTGGTTATCTGCACACCGTTTATCCACTTGGCTTCGGTAACACCTTTGGTTGATGCTGCTAAGATTGGTGTAGGCGCAGAGAATTGTGCTGATAAAGAATCAGGTGCTTATACCGGTGAAGTGTCAGCTTCTATGGTTGCTTCCACAGGAGCAAAGTACGTTATTTTGGGCCATTCAGAACGTCGTGCTTATTATGGTGAAACAGCTGCGACCTTGAAAGAGAAAGTGAAGTTGGCTTTGGCCAACGGTTTGACTCCTATCTTCTGTATCGGTGAGGTATTGGAAGAACGTGAAGCTAATAAACAGAATGAAGTTGTTTACTCTCAATTGGCTGGTTCTTTGTATGATCTTTCTGCTGAAGATTTCGCTAAGATTGTGTTGGCATACGAACCCGTTTGGGCCATTGGTACCGGTAAAACAGCTTCTGCAGCACAAGCACAGGAGATCCATGCTTACATCCGTTCTACTATCGTTGATAAATACGGAAAAGAAGTGGCAGATAATACTTCAATCCTTTACGGTGGAAGTTGCAAGGCTTCTAATGCGAAAGAGTTGTTTGCTAATCCTGATGTAGATGGTGGTTTGATTGGTGGTGCTGCTTTGAACGTAGCCGACTTCAAAGGCATTATCGATGCATTTAATGCATAA
- a CDS encoding DUF1599 domain-containing protein — MKETKQQFEHVIALCRDLFSKKLHDYGPAWRILRPASVTDQIFIKANRIRSIETKGVTLIDEGIRSEFIAIVNYGIIGLIQLELGYAESADITNQDAMALYDKYSKEALELMLAKNHDYDEAWRTMRVSSYTDLILMKIYRTKQIESLSGQTLVSEGIDANYMDMINYSVFGLIKIEFEE; from the coding sequence ATGAAAGAGACCAAGCAACAGTTTGAGCATGTCATCGCACTATGCCGCGATTTGTTTTCCAAAAAACTCCATGACTACGGTCCTGCATGGCGCATTCTGCGTCCGGCTTCCGTTACAGATCAAATTTTCATTAAGGCCAATCGCATCAGAAGCATAGAAACCAAAGGGGTGACTTTGATTGATGAGGGAATTCGGTCGGAATTCATTGCAATAGTAAACTATGGTATTATAGGTTTGATACAGCTGGAATTAGGCTATGCTGAGTCGGCTGATATTACGAATCAGGATGCTATGGCACTTTATGACAAATACTCTAAGGAAGCGCTGGAGTTAATGCTGGCCAAGAATCACGATTATGATGAGGCATGGCGTACGATGCGTGTCAGTTCTTATACGGATCTTATCTTGATGAAGATATACCGCACCAAGCAAATAGAAAGTTTGTCCGGACAAACATTAGTGTCCGAGGGTATAGATGCGAACTACATGGATATGATTAATTATTCGGTTTTCGGATTGATTAAAATTGAGTTTGAGGAATAA